From Zingiber officinale cultivar Zhangliang chromosome 5B, Zo_v1.1, whole genome shotgun sequence, the proteins below share one genomic window:
- the LOC121984169 gene encoding probable LRR receptor-like serine/threonine-protein kinase RKF3: MRRKSSNSSPPFVTMTAPVLFVVFSPLTLLLLPYPTALSQSSSAACQLDFSVINRFVTASSFSSLSGADAQTRCNFILQSLHLVFAQYLLTNSLFHASLATAPACWDDFEAALSPLFPAAPFDVRAGCGFRTDWIAQGCMNLTSRGDFEDRVPRSAIAEIGSYCNQSLHSSLVCVACTASLNRFKAAYLPGPDYGNVSDCNSYPFIYSAAAISGGPSSVDNAYCYFNLSANSTSSPPHSGGGRGAGSSIWIYVVCILLLLLLVFALLIWIRRRRSLRRTPPTPAETRPSRALESISASTTLIKFTYEEIQLATRNFSRDNVIGRGGYGNVFKGVLADGTEVALKRFKNCSASGDASFAHEVEVIASVRHVNLLALRGYCIATTQMEGHQRIIVCDLMQNGSLHDHLFATEGHGHRLSWPLRQKIAVGTARGLAYLHTGAQPLIIHRDIKASNILLDENFEPKVADFGLAKFTPEGMSHVSTKVAGTLGYVAPEYALYGQLSEKSDVFSFGVLLLELLSGKKAFGSRSDGQAFVVSDWAWSLARRGRALDVIEEGMDELGPKEVLEKYVHVAVLCTHPQFHARPAMDQVLKILETDLAVPATNRAFPILSHTENTETSSESGLLSSSPGYQSFSFGKDDTSNDSGIVSESLPGVSKMDKSL, encoded by the coding sequence ATGCGTAGAAAAAGTTCCAATAGCTCTCCGCCGTTCGTTACGATGACAGCACCCGTCCTCTTCGTCGTCTTCTCCCCGTTGACACTGCTCCTTCTGCCCTACCCAACTGCTCTCTCCCAAAGTTCCTCCGCCGCCTGCCAGCTCGATTTCTCCGTCATAAACCGCTTCGTCACCGCCTCCTCCTTCTCGTCCCTCTCCGGCGCTGACGCCCAAACCCGCTGCAATTTCATCCTCCAGTCCCTTCACCTAGTCTTCGCCCAATACCTCCTAACGAATTCCCTCTTCCATGCCTCCCTCGCCACCGCTCCAGCTTGTTGGGATGACTTCGAGGCCGCTCTCTCTCCACTCTTCCCCGCCGCTCCGTTCGACGTCCGCGCCGGCTGCGGCTTCCGCACCGACTGGATCGCCCAGGGCTGCATGAATCTCACCTCGCGAGGGGACTTCGAGGACCGCGTCCCGCGCTCCGCCATTGCCGAAATCGGTTCCTACTGCAATCAATCCCTCCACTCCTCTCTAGTCTGCGTCGCTTGCACTGCCAGCCTCAACCGCTTCAAGGCTGCGTACCTTCCCGGGCCCGATTACGGAAACGTCTCCGACTGTAACTCCTACCCCTTCATATACTCTGCCGCCGCCATCAGCGGCGGTCCCTCCAGCGTCGATAATGCTTATTGTTACTTCAACCTCTCCGCTAACTCCACTTCATCCCCGCCCCACTCTGGAGGCGGACGCGGCGCCGGATCGTCCATCTGGATCTACGTCGTTTGCATCCTGTTGCTTCTCCTGCTCGTTTTTGCCTTGTTGATCTGGATCCGAAGGCGCCGTTCCCTGCGGAGGACGCCGCCAACACCAGCGGAGACTAGGCCCTCTCGGGCGCTAGAGTCGATCAGCGCGAGCACGACATTAATCAAGTTCACCTACGAGGAAATCCAATTGGCGACCAGAAATTTCTCGAGGGATAACGTCATCGGCCGCGGCGGCTACGGAAACGTCTTCAAGGGCGTCCTGGCGGACGGGACCGAGGTCGCGCTGAAACGCTTCAAAAACTGCTCCGCCTCAGGGGACGCGAGCTTCGcccatgaggtggaggtgatcgCCAGCGTCCGCCACGTGAACCTCCTCGCGCTGAGAGGCTACTGCATCGCCACCACCCAGATGGAGGGGCACCAGAGGATCATTGTCTGCGATTTGATGCAGAACGGAAGCCTGCATGACCATTTGTTTGCTACAGAGGGTCACGGCCACCGGTTGAGTTGGCCGCTGCGGCAAAAGATCGCGGTTGGAACGGCACGTGGATTGGCCTACCTCCACACCGGAGCTCAACCATTGATCATCCACAGGGACATAAAGGCGAGTAACATACTTCTGGATGAGAACTTCGAGCCCAAAGTAGCAGACTTTGGGCTGGCAAAGTTTACGCCGGAGGGGATGTCCCATGTCAGCACTAAGGTAGCCGGAACCCTAGGATACGTTGCCCCTGAATACGCCTTGTACGGGCAATTGTCTGAGAAAAGTGATGTTTTTAGCTTCGGAGTGCTGCTGCTCGAGCTCCTCAGTGGAAAGAAGGCATTCGGATCGAGGAGCGATGGACAGGCTTTTGTTGTGAGCGATTGGGCATGGTCTTTGGCGAGAAGAGGAAGGGCATTGGATGTTATTGAAGAAGGGATGGATGAATTGGGGCCGAAAGAAGTGCTGGAGAAGTACGTTCATGTCGCTGTTCTCTGTACGCATCCTCAGTTTCATGCAAGACCCGCGATGGATCAAGTTCTGAAGATACTGGAGACTGATTTGGCTGTGCCTGCGACGAACCGTGCCTTTCCCATTCTCTCGCACACTGAGAATACTGAAACTAGCAGTGAGTCGGGCCTGCTCTCTAGCTCTCCTGGGTACCAGTCGTTTTCGTTTGGGAAGGATGATACTTCAAATGATTCGGGAATCGTGTCAGAATCGTTACCGGGTGTTTCCAAGATGGACAAATCACTTTGA